The following DNA comes from Tachypleus tridentatus isolate NWPU-2018 chromosome 9, ASM421037v1, whole genome shotgun sequence.
cagatgactcaacaggctaaaatacagtctttattgaaaactctaacgtacaacgaacgaagatagaataAAATGGAattaggactgaactgtacaatgtatttaagtcgaacgcgcgaacctcattgtgactaccgagccgacagACCGACTGGGCATCGCTGGgtcaataatgtgtgctagttacaacacaagtaattgcaagtttctagaaaaattcttaattaatcacaaatatattatattcctgttaaagctcatcaaaaggcaaacacgttgtgatatattGCCtgtaagcacgtctattaaataaaaacacctaaacaaaaactagcaatacaagtcgagtagaggcttcaggccgttgaaatcgctccttttgtgttctaattatgcaagaaaatacaatatttttactatctatgataagagaatatattgttctttcatcATAAAGCActagcactttattagagggcggcgATAATCTAAAATTTCATGGATAATGAGGGCTACAAACAGAGGTCTAATGAGCCATGTTGTAATATTGAGggtcagactaaagggagcgtaGGGGGTGTGATGTAAGGCCCTCTGGATCCGAGAGGCCCGAAACTGTCgataactgtacactaaacatactctATGGTCAGCgccttcggcagctaaggagagtaaggcgttcgacaataaaaccggttAGACATGCATAAAAAACAactggcgtaggaaaaccgcacaatgtACACATAAGATTGATACAGCTACAAGCTACAATGGCCTGCCGGATCGAGCTCACAGGAGTATACgcttgagagtaatattttctaatttcatgctctgttcaatctgttgtgatgaaaatttaattaatcttacactacgtacaagacgtacgtagattctgtgatagtgatTGCAcaccttgcatgtatacttaggcctactgactgatacttacgaactatcacttTGATCGAAaggcttagaagcacgcctatattaaagttgtaaatttcggctactgaaaaagcctgcATCTAGGCATAATTAtgcaattcgattggtaagaacacgagaatcgcaagaacaaacacacaatatgtaggcctatgatgcaataaaacaattcaacagacaaaactgtaggggggatCATTATATGCACCACACACCCACCTAAAATAAAGGTgggatgtatacccccatccccccagCATCTACGCCCCTGTCTAATTTGGCAAACTCTCTGTATACATGGTAAGTATTTCTGCTGAcagttaatgattcaataaaggaaCATGAACATTGGACAGTAAATGTTGTCATCATTTCTGTGATCAAAATGCTACATACAAAGCTagttttactttgcatgtaatactattcagtaacaaaacaattaacaatcacaaaataaacaaacaagtattacgactatagttttggaagcgtgtgtttaGGACACCAGTGAACATCGGTCAAGTTCCTTTCAGCTATCACCTGTCCAGCAGAGTCTAGAAAGAACAAGCAATGCATTCCATCCAAATGCCTAGTAGCACAGTAAAGTGCCCCAAATCAAAATTACGGTTTGCCTCAAGAGCAGTTCAGtttgtaagtttggcctttcacCTTGGTATAGCTTGTCTGAAAGTAGGGGAACACTTTCTCATGATTTATGACGCTTAAATATACGGCACTGCTAATAGCAGTTTTCCctaatttgtatagtaaaataagcATGTTTTATTTCACCAATCATCAATAACTGTCCATATTTCTACCTGTTGCTAATTATCTCATCCAGTCAATATTAAAAGAGTGTcgataaaagataaacaaaagcatGCTTACTTTGGAGATCCCGAGAGCACTGAATCCATAAAACTTGTGTATCTGGGAGACATTTCGTAACTTCTCAGTATACATTACAAATATATCTGTTGACAGttcttaaagttatatttataaattacatcaacaaagatataatcaaaccttcagaattAGCAGTCGTGAAAGTTGGGTGCTTGTTGCAAGGAGAGAACTTAAAATTCTACtgtatgataaacaaaggtttgttgtatgtattatagttattttgataattgtctGGATTTaggataccaaagtgggaatttctcattggtttttgtttaaaattagaacaaattgatgacaaagacGATTATAAAGTAATCCATATTGACTCTTTTAAAGTTAGAACAACTTGATGACAAAGAGCGTCATAAAGACCACCGCTATTGtctctgaagttaaaacaaattgACGAGAGTTGAAGGTTGTAACTTCTTCATTATTTCTCTAAATCTTAATTATAGTTAACGACACATCTTTTATCAGTAAACTTATGcttctaatctttactttgttccacacatttgtttgataatactactacCCTTACCCTTATTCTTCTGCGGTGATAAGCGAACGCGGACAGAGTAGACCAGTTGGTGGTTTTTGATCTACTGCACTACACGTGCAGAagggtgtgttattttaagtaaatatgacacCTAACAGAACATTTAAGTGTTACTTACTGGTTTTGTGGGTcatgtaaattcaaatattacgaAACGGTAATTCTGGCTATATACATtcaaatattacgtaacggtaattctggtcatataagttatgtactgtatttgaCGTTTTTATGAACTGCACCTTCCTGGAGTTTAGGATTATAtgaggttttattaatatattttaaacatgtagtAAAAGTTTTGTGAAACGGAGAGCGCCTAGGTACGTTTCGTGTTCCAGAGATGACGTGTCCACTTTTGTCTCTGTACTGGTAGTCtcgttaataatattagctaatgtatctaattatattacttttaaatatttatttattagtaaattttagttatagattttgtttcgcattatcaacttaatataagtatttgggactaacctaaatctcctaagctggtcTAGCCTGATGAGAAGTTATTGGGATTGAGGCCGAAAATGATACTTTTCATAAAAACGAACGTTagaaaaagacataaaattatctatacttattaaaaggtttatttgtttttttagattcatTCGAAGaaggtagcttgctttgatcttaagttaatattaatgtaatttgtatattgtttgtatcattaataacagttagcttcggctgttataatcgcaataattaatattttcactttttgggCGACTTTTTTCTGAAAAAGCACATTTATGTAAGCCTTCAAAGTGTTATTTCAAAATAccttaagatacacaaagaacaacacTGTTTTGAAGGATGCGTTTTGAATTCCAGtgtcttactaaaatattttcatatttattgaaAGTGTATCTAATTGGTTAGCATTTTGAGtctcgagttattttatttacaggactggttatgtaaaactatattattcctcaaaatgtacgagTATAAATTGTATGTTCATAAAATGTCTCCTGCTACATTACAGGATCACAGtctctgttttcagtaaggatgCTCCGTTCAGAATTTAGTACTTGATACGTTGTggtaagtatttgagaataatacgaatcttattttatttatttgttgtacctagctatgatgggtttagttttaagccttagccacttgacatctttaattaattggtactatattaattacttaaaataaatcttgttacatggagcttaaacatcatacaactattgtttaagcagtttcaacatcattattattaccattttgttttcatccgtgtgtgtgtgcgtgtgtctATCACCAATATTTTTCGAAAACAGTTGGGTAGATTTGAACGAAAGATAGTATACACTTGGACTATGACCCAACTTTAAAGTGATTAATATTTGGAGGGCCGATGTCAAAGGTAACAGCGAGCTCACGATAAAAAATCACATTTGTTGccatggagaccgattttgtacattacttttgttttatattctatacaaaaacaaacggatttgttaaaactttgtaatcttatgtagaatattattaccTATTGTTCGTTGATGTTCATAACGACAAACATTCATacacattttcatatgttttaaggaccaaatatggtcaacgccattcaggtactggtattattgtttaaaaaatcaatattgttttattaatgacTGAATTAAAGGTATTGcgttgagcaggttacaaaatcATAATTTAGAATGCACTTAgttactgataaatttaacgccatcCTTTTATTTCGCTCTAAAACATCCTGTACTTATCaatctgatttagaaacattgttgtgGAGCAGCACTTGGTTGAGTGAGGCCTGTTTCTTGGAAAAATAACGCCGTCcggtggagagaccgtggtagcgccttcgccagcctccggACGCCCGCGTTCTGTATACTTCGTCATTTGATTATCGTCCGTAACGAATACATTGGATATAGATGAGTCTCTAGGGTAAAAAATGTAATGACGCgaggttaaaatataaaaacaaaattactaaagCAATCTTACACTCCATCATTACGAAATTCTAAAATACGTATAGAATAACTAAAACCATAAACCTCTCCTTCTTCTCATCTGCTGGTATTTATACAACTCGTTTTTGATAAATTCTAAAAGCTCTGAAATTGCGCATGCTCATAAATATCCCGTAGAGAGAACAGTCCGTATGCATTGTATGATAGAGGGAGGTAAAGTTAATTTCCGGCCTCTTTCCCTATACATATGTTCCTTACTATTTGCATATTGGGAATATtctctaaacagtattataattatcgttTTTTGCGCTATGTACGGATGGCACGGAcactagttttaaattaatacaaaactcATCTAGATTTTCTGATCCACATGTCATGAAAAGGTACATATAGTGTCTTACCGTTATCGctcttttataagaaagatacacTTTCTATTAACTTATAGAGCGAAATCGTAGACACGAGCTTTgaccattatgtttattataatactatctTAAAGTCTGGAatctattaaatacattttacaaccaacTAACCCTCGTATACCATCTTACCAAAATAGTAAAGAAACATACACAAGGAAAAACCAAATCACAGCTCCTTCGACAACTAGAACTGGCGactgaacttaaaaagaaaaacaaaaaagattgaAACTGGCAAAACATAGGGATTaagattttgtattcataaaatattgtaaattattcataaaaaatattttaaggttgcctgatttaaaactataatgattcTAATGAAATTCCGAGATAGCTATACACAAAGTAGGTGAGTTCTTTATATCAGTCATCActtaaataatgtctgatttgagattcagtaaaggagaaaggatttcaaacacttttaatgttatgtaattaataatgtatgttccattattattaattactccttgccaacgattcacaagcttcttccataaaattgttggggtttggagtaaaagaatgtagagagggtagtttttaGATGtttatgtgttccaagctcttttctatcaagaaagttctgcaaacttcagaagagaTGAGAATCAGATGGAGCAaattctggagaataaggagaatgatGGAAGTTTTAACCAGTCTAGCTCTTCgatctttgcagatgtaatccttgttgtatggggccgtgcattatcctggtgtaacacaacacctttacaattgaccAAAACAGGCTTCTTATCTTttagtgtaacattcaagcgcactaactgttttgacaatagaagtctgaagtAATCCTTAGATTGAGTGGCACCAACTCAAAGTAGAGCACACCAAcgatatcccaccaaatgcttaacaagactttcctagggtctaagtccattttgggctgtgctttagccaattTACCTCCACTGATCCATTATCTCCGGCACTTAGAAACtgctataaaatatcaattttttcacatccagtcactaacatgtccaaaaacGGTGAGTTACGTTGACGAGAAGACAGATaagtacaaatgtccactcttgttctaaggttggcttctgtcaaatcatggggaacctTACGTTTTAAGAGTTGACAtttttccaagttgttgcagatgacggtgaactgttgaatgggttgaattaagcttctgtctagttctccaactgtaacagcacaatcttcatcaagtgcaccaGCAGAACGTCAGgaaataaactcaacaggacgacctgaacgtggtgcatcacttaaggtgtagacacatccatcttcataagagtttattttattaatgatctgaaaagtgGAGTTGGTTTAGGTTCTTTCATTTGTCTGGACAGGTGTATACACGTCTTAGTATATATTGTAGTCATTACAACCTTCTAAACAGAAAGAAATGGTGATTttcttctgtattaaattttgggaCATTACTAATGGGTTAACctgatataaatgaattattttctttctgaagtGTTCAGTTTTCGGTGAAGTGGCATATCCTTTTATATCTTTGAATGGTTtgattccatttttcaaatttattagcTAGTTTTACCTAGCTTTTGTGTTTAGTGATTTTTCGTATTTGTTTAGGTTAAATACTGAGTACAATATTTTGTAggttacatattttaaacataatttacggGACATAAAATGCAAGCTCACATTATTTAGAGCTGTAATTTTTATTCTAGAAAAATATGATACCGgacttaagtgttgtaagtccaaaaaTTTACTTACCTAACCGAGGGACAATTACACATTGGACAAATTTGtgtgatatataaaattgaatggcACAAATTGTGTTATTCTAGTTGAGAACAAGCGTACGACACTACCAACATACATGTATTTGAAACTATAAATATAgtcataatgaaaatatctttaattcgCTAAAGCAGTGGAGTTCATTGAGTCAGTCTCAGGTGTTCGGCGAAGGTCAAAACAcgcacactgtgtgtgtgtccattccgttcattccactcgtatgattcgtgacgccATGCccacttggtttgtttgtttgtttcttttggaatttcacacaaagctacgggaggctatctgtgctagccgtccctaatttagcagtgtatgccttgagcaggggttcttaaccaggggctgcgaggatgcccatgaataattaaagcaaatttaTACTTTtccataagagtatgctttatatttctcctaagaagatacatttttgcttcagcagtgttccgagataaagttaaacctaaacctGATTTCCTAATGAAGTGGTAAAGTTGCATCAGATTCCAATACAGGGTAAACAAACGGGTATGTCATTTGGATAGACGAGGAAGGGACGCGTACAGGACACGTGCGCAACACGGAGAGAGAGGGAGGTTATCATCACGTCTCAGTCCACACCACCCATCCATGCCATCAACACGTGAGTTATGGTTTCCCTgtttcaatgtgttttttttttctgatgcataacagtagggtggaagattggttatgtattatttcagattttgctttctacacatttatttaaatgagcgATGGGTTGTTTACATAACATACATTATCATTGTAGCAGTGTAgccgttacaatattttcatagaatgtattgtcatgcctacaaatctactgattaaaccaggtatttcagtctctccatcacatattttagagataattcataaaaaaaaaaaaaacacctacacatgaatgtgtttcttttccagaTTTGTCTGCAGTATGTCGAAGAAACGAAAGTGGAATGACGAATATGTCAAGTTTGGTTTCACCTGTACTACAGAGAAGTATGGGACACAACGTCCACAGTGTATCCTGTGCAGCACACTCTTCTCTAATGCGAACTTAAAGCCATCAAAGCTTGATGAACATTTCCAGAACAAACATGGTGGCAGGGATGCAGGAAATGACATTGTGACATTAAGGGTCAAAAGAGctaggtttgatcaggttggcacATTGCCGACTTATGGATTTTCGCCAACAGAGAAACCTTTACTGCGTGCTTCTTATGAAGTTGCATACCAGATtgctaaatcaaagaaaccccaTACAATTGGTGAGGAACTGATCAAGCCATGTGCCCTTGAAATGGCAAAGATTGTTCTCCGCAAGGAAGCTGAGAAGAAACTCCAACAAGGGTCTTTGTCAAATGATGTAATCCATAACCGAATCATCGACATGAGTGTTGACATCCTGGAACAAGTTGTAGCTGACTTCAAGGCTAGTCCAGTTAAGATTAGCCTACaagtggatgaatcaacagatgtatccaactgttgtcagctattggcagtagttcgttacgtgaaggagaaaaagtggaagaaagtttcctTTTCTGTCAGTCCTTAAAGACAACTGCACAAGCTATAGATGtgcttaacaaaatacaagaatttttctcaAGAAACGAACTTCACCTTGACAAAATTGGTTCAATATGTACAGATGGTGCACCAGCAATGCTGGGCAATCGTTCTGGGTTTGCTGCATTAATGAGGAAAGAAGTTCCTAATCTGAAAATCACTCACTGCTTTCTTCATCGTCACTCTCTTGCAGCAAAGACATTGCCCCCAGATCTCAAGAAAACTCTGAATATTTGTGTCAAGGTTGTAAACTTTATTCGCAGCCGAGCTTTGAATCATCGATTGTTTCAGTCACTTTGTGAGGAAATGGGTCAGGAACACACTGTTCTTTTGTACCACACTGAAGTGAGGTGATTGTCACGTGGTCGTGTGCTGTTTCGCGTGTTTGAACTGAGAGGAGAAATTCATCAGTTTCTCCGTGAAATGGTACAAGAACtggctatatatttcaaagaacctaGTTTTGTTCAGATGCTTGCCTATTTGGCTGATGTGTTTTTAGCTCTCAATGAACTCAATCTCTCTCTGCAAGGAAGGGGACTCAACATTGTGACTGCAATCGCGAAATTGGCTgcattcaaagaaaaacttgtctTGTGGATAAAGCGTGTGAAGATGGGGAATTTGACAAATTTCCCCTGCCTGGAAGAGACAGTCACAGAAAATTCTACCCTGCATCCAGACTTTGTTGCTAAAGTTGTTGAACATATGCAGTTGCTGCGTACTTCATTTGAGGGTTACTTCTCGTGTGGAGAGCTGCAAACCTATGACAACTGGATCCTGAATCCTTTCATGCAGAATTTGGAAGATGTCAGCGGCATCAAGGAAGATCTCATCGACCTTAGACAAAATCGTGAAAACCAAATGGAGTTCACCAATAGTCAACTGGAACACTTCTGGGCTTCTCAGCTGGAAGCATACCCTGCATTAGCGAAGAAAGCTCTTGAAGTGCTGGTACCATTTGCAactacttacttgtgtgaacaaggattttcttgtctacttcacatccaaacaaaatgcagaaatcggctgaattctgaacatgacatgcgagtggcactcagtacaagacgccaagatttgatgccatcatagagaaaaaacagcagcaacgaagtcactaagtttactgtgcattacaggctaaataaaaacatcattaacaaaattgaaattaatttttcattatgtaccctgaatttttgtcttgaaaaaaggtatgctgtatgtatgaagattaaaaaaaaatttttgattacatcaactttgtatttttagctttttttatatttaagtttccagggggtgcgagaaatgattactgatttgaaaggggtgcaaacactgaaaaaggttaagaaccactggcctagagggaagaaaactagtcatcaccacccaccgccaactcttgggctactcttttaccaacgaatagtgggattgaccgtaacattataacgcccccacggctgggaggttgagcatgtttggcgctaccgggatgcgaaccctcgatcctcagattacgagtcgcacgccttaacacactaggcCATACTGGGCCtgtccacttggccatcattggctgaggttgatcacgtcacatcacttggccttaatatctgtgctgcagaaAACTTCGTGCGCTTAGTAGTCGATCTGTGACTGCAGTAATCCTGcgtcagttttaattttttctaaactttcgatCTTGTGCGTAATAGTGCCCTGAAgaaccgcatcttcaaagagctatgtaatgaaatgggctctgaatttgaGGTACCTCTGTGCCTTTCTAACGATCGGTGGTTATCCCAGGAAAAGGtactgaatcgtgtttttgccatgcgtgtggaattagcacTGTTTTAGCgcgagcaccaacattgtcatgtagattgcttcgaaaatctgAGTACACTCTAATTTTGGCGTACATtaccgatatcttcaatgctttcaatcatctcaatcaacagatacGGGGCGGTAgggtcaacatcatcgaagcggtaAAACACCTGAAGG
Coding sequences within:
- the LOC143227517 gene encoding protein FAM200C-like, coding for MTVSIGIEDPEMTVFIGGEDPEMTVSIGSEDPEMTVSDGGMIFATTYKVLQTSEEMRIRWSKFWRIRRMMEVLTSLALRSLQIFVCSMSKKRKWNDEYVKFGFTCTTEKYGTQRPQCILCSTLFSNANLKPSKLDEHFQNKHGGRDAGNDIVTLRVKRARFDQVGTLPTYGFSPTEKPLLRASYEVAYQIAKSKKPHTIGEELIKPCALEMAKIVLRKEAEKKLQQGSLSNDVIHNRIIDMSVDILEQVVADFKASPVKISLQVDESTDTTAQAIDVLNKIQEFFSRNELHLDKIGSICTDGAPAMLGNRSGFAALMRKEVPNLKITHCFLHRHSLAAKTLPPDLKKTLNICVKVVNFIRSRALNHRLFQSLCEEMGQEHTVLLYHTEVR